One genomic segment of Candidatus Effluviviaceae Genus V sp. includes these proteins:
- a CDS encoding sigma-70 family RNA polymerase sigma factor, which yields MVGLPCRGRRGPSGASHPAAEASGAPTGRGNPPGPLPSRRRPYARGWGVIRRSTPGRVSVSEHTDKRRNKASTGRDPELVARLKAGDEKAFEELVTTYQERVYRVAWRMVRDDDVAEDVAQEAFIKVFRHIDRFQERSSIYTWIYRITVNIALNKLKRDRFRKMVPLGDFGRPDRSANADPARRALSNELAERVDEAVKELPEKQRLVFTLKFYEEMSHREIAEVVGCSEGTSKANYFHAIRKLRKALADLR from the coding sequence TTGGTCGGGCTTCCTTGCCGCGGCAGGCGAGGGCCCTCCGGGGCCTCTCATCCGGCCGCAGAGGCGTCGGGGGCCCCGACGGGCCGCGGTAATCCGCCCGGCCCGCTCCCGTCCCGCCGACGCCCGTACGCCCGTGGATGGGGCGTGATCAGGCGCTCAACCCCTGGACGGGTCAGCGTGTCAGAGCATACGGACAAACGAAGAAACAAGGCCTCGACCGGGAGAGACCCGGAGCTTGTCGCCCGCCTGAAGGCCGGCGATGAGAAGGCGTTCGAGGAGCTTGTAACGACCTATCAGGAACGTGTTTATCGCGTCGCCTGGAGGATGGTCCGTGACGATGACGTGGCCGAGGATGTCGCCCAGGAGGCCTTCATCAAGGTCTTCAGGCACATCGACCGGTTCCAGGAGCGTTCGAGCATCTACACCTGGATCTACCGGATCACGGTCAACATCGCCCTCAACAAGCTCAAGCGCGACCGATTCCGCAAGATGGTCCCGCTGGGCGACTTCGGTCGGCCAGACCGGAGCGCCAACGCCGACCCCGCGCGCCGGGCCCTCTCGAACGAGCTGGCGGAGCGGGTCGACGAGGCCGTCAAGGAGCTGCCGGAGAAGCAGAGGCTCGTCTTCACGCTCAAGTTCTACGAGGAGATGAGCCACAGGGAGATCGCGGAGGTCGTCGGCTGTTCCGAGGGAACGTCCAAGGCCAACTACTTCCACGCGATCAGGAAACTCAGGAAGGCCCTCGCAGACCTGAGGTGA